From Paenibacillus physcomitrellae, the proteins below share one genomic window:
- a CDS encoding sensor histidine kinase: protein MTDKRTESNGDKPDRRGDRGGVRGMGPSTADIERRINRQKEHLERHLEQRKRQAERGQEHVRRHLEHAERHLEHAQRRVERKQEQLEMRMDRKQRQIEQRQAKQRGKERREGTFHEFMERLLAFIGITSLLSLCWVGAFYVSRHGYDWIGWHPHPLAGQLITSGLGMVLWGMVISVISRIPRKKQNDYFQQTIAALRQISRGDFQVDLRNLGLGFRNHPFNVLADIVNEMAANLKNTEEMRQEFISNVSHEIQSPLTSIAGFARVLKQEELNREQSLHYLDIIERESVRLSKLSDNMLRLASLDSKHITLQTERFRLDKQLQQHLLSCEPQWLEKKLEMDADLVPAEIEADQILLSQVWVNLLHNAIKFTPEGGTITVSLAVEDNHALVSVKDTGIGIAEEELVHIFERFYKVDRSRTRTEGGNGLGLSILQKIVELHKGEVSVQSRVGEGTKFTVRLPLKQQLGSA from the coding sequence ATGACGGATAAACGCACGGAATCAAACGGAGACAAGCCGGACCGCAGAGGAGACAGGGGAGGCGTCCGGGGTATGGGGCCGTCCACGGCTGATATCGAACGCCGGATCAACCGCCAGAAGGAACATTTGGAGCGGCACCTGGAGCAGAGAAAACGTCAAGCGGAACGCGGGCAGGAACATGTGCGGCGGCATTTGGAGCATGCTGAGCGACATTTGGAGCATGCACAGCGCCGGGTGGAGCGGAAGCAGGAGCAGCTGGAGATGCGCATGGACCGGAAACAACGGCAGATCGAACAGCGGCAGGCCAAGCAGCGCGGCAAAGAGCGGAGGGAGGGAACCTTCCACGAATTTATGGAGCGGCTGCTGGCGTTTATCGGGATCACTTCGCTGCTCAGCTTGTGCTGGGTCGGCGCTTTTTACGTGTCCCGGCACGGCTATGATTGGATCGGCTGGCATCCTCATCCATTAGCCGGGCAATTAATCACTTCGGGGCTCGGGATGGTTTTATGGGGAATGGTGATTTCGGTCATATCGAGGATCCCCAGAAAGAAGCAGAATGATTACTTTCAGCAGACGATTGCAGCATTACGCCAGATTTCGCGCGGGGATTTCCAGGTTGACTTAAGGAATTTGGGACTTGGATTCCGCAACCACCCGTTTAATGTGCTTGCCGATATCGTCAATGAAATGGCCGCCAATCTGAAGAATACCGAAGAGATGCGCCAGGAGTTCATTTCCAACGTATCCCATGAAATTCAGTCGCCGCTGACCTCCATCGCCGGTTTTGCCCGGGTATTGAAGCAGGAAGAGCTGAACCGGGAGCAGAGCCTTCACTATCTGGATATTATTGAGCGGGAAAGCGTCCGGCTGTCCAAGCTGAGCGACAATATGCTCCGGCTGGCCTCGCTGGATTCCAAACACATTACGCTGCAGACGGAGAGGTTCCGGCTCGATAAGCAGCTTCAGCAGCATCTGCTCTCATGCGAACCGCAATGGCTGGAGAAGAAGCTGGAGATGGACGCCGACCTTGTGCCGGCAGAGATCGAAGCGGATCAAATCCTGCTGAGCCAGGTATGGGTGAATCTGCTGCATAATGCCATTAAATTTACGCCGGAAGGCGGGACGATCACGGTTTCGCTTGCGGTCGAAGACAATCATGCGCTGGTTTCCGTTAAGGATACCGGAATCGGTATTGCCGAGGAGGAGCTGGTGCATATCTTTGAACGCTTCTATAAAGTGGACCGGTCGCGAACCCGCACGGAAGGCGGCAACGGTCTGGGGCTGTCGATTCTGCAAAAAATCGTAGAGCTTCACAAAGGAGAAGTATCGGTTCAAAGCCGGGTTGGCGAAGGCACCAAATTTACCGTTCGGCTGCCGCTGAAGCAGCAGCTGGGGTCCGCTTGA
- a CDS encoding response regulator transcription factor gives MTRILVVDDDPYIQELIGHVLIKEGFEISAAGNGLEALNLLQEVKADLVILDVMMPEMDGWELCRELEAHYDMPLLMLTAKGDTSQKVRGFELGTDDYMVKPFEAPELIARVKALLKRYRIAASQQVQQGDLLLDRKTYECRVGGEAVPLPLKEFELLFMLASYPGRTLLRDQIVEQIWGYDYEGDERTVDVHIKRLRERFPEDHHSFRIATVRGLGYRFEVTG, from the coding sequence ATGACCCGAATTCTTGTCGTCGATGACGATCCCTATATTCAAGAGCTGATCGGCCATGTGCTAATCAAGGAAGGTTTTGAGATTTCGGCAGCCGGCAACGGTCTGGAAGCGCTGAATCTGCTGCAGGAGGTGAAAGCCGATCTGGTTATCCTGGACGTGATGATGCCGGAAATGGACGGCTGGGAGCTGTGCCGGGAGCTTGAAGCTCATTATGATATGCCGCTCCTGATGCTGACCGCTAAAGGCGATACCTCGCAGAAGGTTAGAGGCTTTGAGCTCGGAACAGATGATTATATGGTTAAACCGTTTGAGGCGCCAGAGCTGATTGCCCGGGTAAAAGCGCTGCTGAAACGCTACCGTATTGCGGCTTCCCAGCAAGTTCAGCAGGGCGATCTGCTGCTTGACCGGAAGACTTATGAGTGCCGGGTCGGGGGAGAAGCCGTTCCTCTGCCGCTTAAGGAGTTTGAGCTGCTCTTTATGCTGGCCAGCTATCCGGGACGAACCCTGCTGCGCGACCAGATTGTGGAGCAGATCTGGGGCTACGATTATGAAGGCGACGAGCGGACCGTGGATGTCCACATCAAGCGACTGCGGGAGCGGTTTCCTGAGGATCACCATTCGTTTCGGATTGCGACCGTCCGCGGCCTTGGCTACCGGTTCGAGGTGACGGGATGA
- a CDS encoding DUF4183 domain-containing protein, translating to MYKDQDAAALWPAGSGIPDPQKVTFSQLYINGILQPACNYEQYTGKIRLLTRELPPAGVPVILQCITVSLNKPYANKPGRKKRGKCSQTAGARRRTKPEAVPGTSIVSYDRINQNIKEGEASMPPALIKPFALATSVIAGTVATTTDTTVTDAVTRLNATVTAAMIDAGAGTTTIPAGSFLTDAGEPLTGDIPAITSGGSMNLYVNGILQQAGLFSTTATALTIATAAILEGTPVNLEMHDYSGTTSTSTSVPSLTVATTVAT from the coding sequence ATGTATAAAGATCAAGATGCCGCTGCCCTTTGGCCGGCCGGCTCCGGTATCCCCGATCCGCAAAAGGTAACATTCTCCCAGCTCTATATTAACGGCATTCTTCAGCCCGCTTGCAACTACGAGCAATATACCGGCAAGATCCGTCTGTTAACCCGCGAGCTGCCTCCTGCCGGCGTCCCCGTCATTTTGCAGTGCATCACCGTGAGTTTGAACAAGCCCTACGCAAACAAACCGGGCAGAAAGAAACGGGGCAAATGCAGCCAAACAGCGGGAGCGAGGCGGCGGACTAAGCCAGAAGCCGTGCCGGGCACAAGTATTGTCTCATACGATAGAATAAATCAGAACATAAAGGAAGGTGAAGCAAGCATGCCTCCAGCCCTGATTAAACCCTTTGCTCTCGCAACAAGCGTGATTGCAGGAACCGTGGCCACCACTACCGATACCACCGTCACGGACGCCGTTACCCGGCTTAACGCTACCGTAACAGCGGCTATGATTGATGCGGGAGCCGGAACGACTACGATTCCGGCAGGAAGCTTTTTGACAGATGCAGGCGAACCTTTGACCGGTGACATCCCGGCCATTACTTCCGGCGGGTCCATGAACCTGTATGTAAACGGCATTTTGCAGCAAGCCGGACTGTTCAGCACCACTGCAACGGCGCTTACCATCGCCACCGCTGCTATTCTGGAAGGAACGCCAGTTAACCTGGAGATGCACGACTATTCGGGCACAACCTCCACATCGACTTCCGTTCCCAGCCTGACTGTAGCTACAACCGTCGCCACTTAA
- a CDS encoding SRPBCC family protein: MELKYEFYIGAEPEQVWKTLVSPEGTRSTFFGSILKSDLTPGASFEYVGPGEDGDETVHVYGTILEAEPGKVLSYREHPGPSYRENHAELESRVTFRLDKVGGCTKLTLVNDEWSPGNPALEHTEGHWWMILSNIKTYTETGKTLDFGW; the protein is encoded by the coding sequence ATGGAATTGAAATATGAATTTTATATCGGGGCGGAGCCGGAGCAGGTGTGGAAGACGTTGGTTTCGCCGGAAGGAACGCGCAGCACTTTCTTTGGATCAATCCTGAAATCGGACTTAACGCCGGGAGCCTCTTTCGAGTATGTGGGACCGGGTGAAGACGGGGACGAGACGGTGCATGTATACGGGACTATTCTGGAGGCCGAACCGGGCAAAGTGTTAAGCTACCGTGAGCATCCGGGCCCGTCCTACCGCGAGAATCATGCGGAGCTGGAATCGAGAGTCACCTTCAGGCTGGACAAGGTCGGCGGCTGCACCAAGCTGACGCTGGTGAATGATGAGTGGTCACCGGGCAATCCGGCGCTGGAGCACACGGAGGGCCATTGGTGGATGATTCTGAGCAACATCAAGACCTATACGGAGACAGGAAAAACACTGGACTTCGGCTGGTAA
- a CDS encoding AraC family transcriptional regulator: MNHNPIQPAMGILRHTQANEKFRLARLQPAPALKPFIKHYWIAQWNLNGQAAYDQEVVPNPCVNMVVERGNTFFYAPSAQKYAHRLDGSGAVFGVKFHPGGFYPFLRGSVSGLQGQPLPPFSILGVKEAELEQLLLPDTETAGDIGTMEDTDEDKAKKADQLFMAVLPAEDPQIHFIRWVVTYIAEHQELSRVEQLCSAFDCNIRTLQRLFGQYVGLSPKTVIRLYRLQNAAEAMDKGQIGSLLNLSMELGYHDQAHFIKDFKAVIGLTPEQYIRSKI; the protein is encoded by the coding sequence ATGAATCACAACCCTATCCAACCAGCCATGGGTATCCTGCGCCATACGCAGGCCAATGAAAAGTTCAGGCTTGCCCGCCTGCAGCCCGCGCCTGCGCTGAAGCCCTTTATCAAGCATTATTGGATTGCACAGTGGAATCTAAACGGACAAGCGGCCTACGATCAGGAAGTGGTACCGAATCCCTGCGTAAACATGGTCGTGGAGCGGGGGAACACATTTTTCTACGCACCTTCTGCCCAAAAATATGCTCACCGGCTGGACGGCTCAGGAGCCGTGTTCGGCGTCAAATTCCATCCCGGCGGTTTCTATCCGTTTCTGCGCGGGTCCGTGTCCGGGCTGCAAGGCCAGCCGTTACCTCCCTTCTCCATTCTGGGCGTAAAGGAAGCGGAGCTTGAACAGCTGCTTCTGCCGGATACGGAGACTGCGGGCGATATAGGGACTATGGAAGATACGGATGAGGATAAGGCTAAGAAGGCCGATCAGCTGTTTATGGCCGTGCTGCCCGCCGAGGATCCACAAATTCATTTTATCCGCTGGGTCGTGACCTATATTGCCGAACATCAAGAATTGTCCCGGGTCGAACAGTTGTGCTCGGCTTTTGACTGCAATATTCGAACCTTGCAGCGGTTATTCGGACAGTATGTCGGGCTTAGTCCTAAGACGGTAATCCGGCTCTATCGCCTGCAAAATGCCGCCGAAGCGATGGACAAGGGTCAAATCGGCAGTCTGCTGAATCTATCCATGGAGCTTGGCTACCATGACCAGGCGCATTTTATCAAAGACTTCAAGGCTGTGATTGGCCTGACACCGGAGCAGTACATCCGGTCGAAAATATAG
- a CDS encoding MGMT family protein, giving the protein MPFTERVISIIKQIPEGQVMTYGQIAALAGSPRAARQVVRILHSSSRKHKLPWHRVVNVKGEIGLQDEESRFMQRMQLEQEGVEFGLGDRINLEIFQADGEQTFLKCYTNPKDTE; this is encoded by the coding sequence CTGCCTTTTACAGAGCGAGTTATTTCTATTATTAAGCAAATCCCTGAAGGCCAGGTCATGACTTACGGTCAAATCGCCGCTTTGGCGGGAAGCCCCCGCGCTGCAAGACAGGTCGTGCGAATTCTGCACTCCTCCAGCCGGAAGCATAAGCTTCCCTGGCACCGGGTTGTAAATGTCAAAGGGGAAATCGGACTTCAAGATGAAGAATCCCGCTTTATGCAGCGGATGCAGCTGGAGCAGGAGGGTGTGGAGTTTGGTCTCGGAGACCGGATTAACCTGGAGATTTTTCAGGCTGATGGGGAACAAACGTTTCTAAAATGTTATACTAATCCTAAAGATACTGAGTAG
- a CDS encoding SWIM zinc finger family protein, which translates to MKPDGLIQDAEWNRLVRYTGSQFDEVTLSRGFLYFKQGRVEQLEMPEPALVRAAVRGSDPQPYKVEIPLETLSLASCSCPVNEPCKHMAAALMKLAETQGRSVNSLANAKAKQMLASAKPAAKPAPPLLRDGLFAEGSYSDDPASRRQDQAGRNYADHSDQGSGIARWHALFQRVTAPLEREVRNSAYADKALELILQAKRNLSPAAEQLYGLHAHLFVQQSLLQPVRIPGAAQAYSSHLGYFTHVAVGELDKAVLLSLGDSPAGVQGGEREELKELKPLLIQSLEWLRSEMLKEQRERYYFSHYYYRFWKEWLLPVFPGTELLREELAKLDAEEAASPAGLSDPVSGKSGDAAALQQARVIQPYALDATRAWLLAQLGEDEPAWERLRTAASLPSGLRPENLSNLLDIVQQTGSGARLTSWLMRLVPLLKNSRTNQLESYFAYWEAAAALDPSAGTLMWRTLEELLPAAQRFYERKLFEHGRFREWMDYQLSAGAEPLDFKVKDLQKIEKADPRLLLPFYHQAVERYVTHKNRDSYKKAVKLLKRLAKLYAKLKQTERWERFVTAFTVRYSRLRALQEELRKGKLIS; encoded by the coding sequence ATGAAACCAGACGGCCTGATCCAGGATGCCGAGTGGAACAGGCTGGTGCGATATACCGGCAGTCAATTTGACGAAGTCACGCTGAGCCGGGGCTTTCTTTATTTCAAACAGGGACGCGTCGAGCAGCTGGAGATGCCGGAGCCGGCGCTTGTTCGGGCAGCGGTTCGGGGCAGCGATCCACAGCCTTATAAGGTTGAGATCCCTCTTGAGACCTTATCTCTCGCGAGCTGCTCCTGTCCGGTTAATGAGCCCTGCAAGCATATGGCCGCCGCGCTGATGAAGCTGGCCGAGACCCAGGGGCGCTCCGTGAACAGCCTCGCGAATGCCAAAGCCAAACAAATGCTGGCCTCGGCCAAGCCGGCTGCCAAACCGGCCCCTCCCCTGCTGCGGGACGGGCTGTTTGCGGAGGGCAGCTATTCAGATGACCCGGCTTCCAGGAGACAGGATCAAGCCGGAAGGAACTACGCCGATCATAGCGATCAGGGCAGCGGTATTGCCAGATGGCATGCCCTCTTTCAGAGAGTAACGGCTCCGCTTGAGCGGGAAGTCCGAAACTCGGCTTACGCCGATAAAGCGCTGGAGCTGATTCTTCAAGCAAAGCGGAACCTATCCCCGGCTGCCGAGCAGCTGTACGGGCTGCACGCCCACCTGTTTGTGCAGCAGTCTCTGCTCCAGCCGGTCAGGATCCCCGGGGCTGCACAGGCCTACAGCTCCCACCTCGGCTATTTCACGCACGTGGCCGTAGGTGAATTAGATAAGGCCGTCCTCCTTTCGCTTGGAGATTCTCCTGCCGGCGTGCAGGGAGGAGAACGGGAGGAACTGAAAGAACTGAAGCCCCTGCTGATTCAGAGCCTGGAGTGGCTCCGCAGCGAAATGCTGAAGGAGCAGCGGGAACGCTATTATTTCTCTCATTATTACTATCGTTTCTGGAAGGAATGGCTCCTGCCTGTCTTCCCTGGAACGGAGCTGCTGCGGGAAGAGCTGGCGAAGCTGGACGCGGAGGAAGCTGCTAGCCCAGCTGGTCTGTCTGATCCGGTTTCAGGAAAAAGCGGTGACGCCGCAGCCCTGCAGCAGGCTCGAGTCATCCAGCCTTATGCGCTAGACGCCACCCGGGCCTGGCTCCTTGCGCAGCTGGGCGAAGATGAGCCGGCCTGGGAACGGCTGCGTACTGCCGCTTCACTGCCTTCCGGACTTCGTCCGGAAAATTTGTCGAACCTGCTGGATATTGTACAGCAAACCGGAAGCGGAGCGAGGCTGACCTCCTGGCTGATGCGCCTTGTCCCGCTGCTGAAGAACAGCAGAACCAACCAGCTTGAATCTTATTTCGCCTATTGGGAGGCGGCTGCTGCGCTTGATCCCTCTGCCGGTACTTTGATGTGGCGGACCCTGGAAGAACTGCTGCCTGCGGCCCAGCGCTTCTATGAGCGCAAGCTGTTCGAGCACGGCCGCTTTCGGGAATGGATGGATTACCAGCTGTCGGCCGGCGCGGAACCGCTGGACTTCAAGGTGAAGGATCTGCAAAAGATCGAGAAAGCCGATCCCCGACTTCTGCTCCCCTTTTACCATCAGGCAGTAGAGCGTTATGTTACGCATAAGAACCGGGACAGCTATAAGAAAGCAGTGAAGCTGCTCAAACGGCTGGCCAAGCTGTACGCCAAGCTGAAGCAAACGGAGCGCTGGGAGCGGTTTGTCACCGCTTTCACCGTGCGCTACAGCCGTCTGCGGGCGCTGCAGGAAGAGCTTAGGAAAGGAAAGCTGATTTCATGA
- a CDS encoding DEAD/DEAH box helicase, with protein sequence MSKHLQSIQVHARLTPYGDALLFGQKQAYGYEPGLYLKQLLFAWHEESFYGTELEIQQTDGADIIVLPAEQVIPYMDDAAGMLQHVEWIWDEESRPLHLLAPGLAACIRQRKFHPSLEAFRQGKLQWVWDEAFVREHAAESQPPDAKTSEIREALEAVTEDSELREGLRAAFSASVFQRYYNTEEEAADLRSEFPRLFERGAARFAGMNEQAWLVAIGWKADTAPFRPVLQLLEPEEAEPHWRLRLQLQDKLDASSLYPVQLADSGEAAGSWPAEWTAQVRERSAGWLDRLRAGMPPGRLTDGPDVLGRALDNDAAWQFLRQDSEQLLRAGWLVLLPAWWESASRRKPRLRAKVRAVSEEEQAARGPSYFGFDSLVDFDWRIAIGDADLSESEFHELIAMNERLVQFRGQWLALDPAFLAQIRRAMESIDPEQGLSFQDVLQLHLLEQRKQDRLQPIQNSKGEDQSGTEDAPEEEEDEARVRIEVELNGQLAHLFSQLNRKEDWPLEPVPDALQATLRTYQHEGFAWLAFLRRYGLGGILADDMGLGKTVQLIAYLLFVKECRTGEAAAAGNSSAAPAAASASAERQAVTGAAANATRIRRHTPALVICPTSVLGNWQKELQRFAPSLSVKLHYGSSRLSGEAFEADTLQADVVLTSYATAALDQELLQTVTWESICLDEAQNIKNAQTKQSTAVRSFPAKHRIALTGTPIENRLAELWSIYDFIAPGYLGSARSFQHRFATPIEKEHDERRTADLKKLVHPFLLRRKKKDPAIMLDLPEKNEMKTYVHLTAEQGALYDQAVNQLMKQMGSLKGIQRKGAILSALTQLKQLCDHPLLSSGEPYPGMAGEPVEDADIAALVERSSKLERLLAMVKELREEGERCLIFTQYIGMGNMLKTVLEHELQEPVLYLNGSTSKTARDRMVEQFQTGTAAPAAEKATDGGIRAAATDQTDQTRAAADATEAAKAAPAPAENAAVAAAAVSAEKSPAVFILSLKAGGVGLNLTAANHVFHFDRWWNPAVENQATDRAYRMGQTKDVQVHKFICLGTLEERIDEMLENKQQLSDNVISSTEGWITELSTEDLRDLITLRRNWGG encoded by the coding sequence ATGAGCAAACATTTACAGAGCATACAAGTTCATGCCCGGCTGACGCCTTACGGTGATGCGCTGTTGTTCGGACAGAAACAAGCCTACGGATACGAGCCCGGACTTTATCTGAAACAGCTGCTGTTCGCCTGGCATGAGGAGTCGTTCTACGGAACCGAGCTGGAGATCCAGCAGACGGACGGGGCCGACATTATCGTCCTGCCCGCCGAGCAGGTGATTCCTTACATGGACGATGCGGCGGGCATGCTTCAGCATGTCGAATGGATCTGGGATGAAGAATCACGCCCGCTGCACCTCCTTGCCCCCGGCCTGGCAGCCTGCATCAGGCAGCGCAAATTCCATCCCAGTCTGGAGGCTTTCCGTCAGGGAAAGCTGCAGTGGGTATGGGATGAGGCTTTTGTAAGGGAGCATGCGGCAGAGAGTCAGCCGCCTGACGCCAAGACAAGTGAAATCCGCGAGGCGCTGGAGGCCGTGACGGAGGACAGCGAGCTGCGTGAAGGGCTGCGGGCCGCCTTCTCGGCTTCGGTGTTCCAGCGCTACTACAATACCGAAGAAGAAGCAGCTGATCTGCGCAGCGAATTCCCGCGGCTGTTCGAGCGCGGAGCTGCACGGTTCGCGGGTATGAATGAACAGGCCTGGCTGGTCGCGATCGGCTGGAAAGCCGATACCGCGCCGTTTAGGCCGGTTCTCCAGCTGCTCGAACCGGAGGAAGCCGAGCCCCACTGGCGGCTCCGGCTTCAGCTGCAGGATAAACTCGACGCCTCGTCGCTTTATCCTGTGCAGCTTGCAGACAGCGGCGAAGCCGCGGGCAGCTGGCCGGCCGAATGGACGGCCCAGGTCCGCGAGCGCAGCGCCGGCTGGCTGGACCGGCTGCGCGCGGGCATGCCGCCCGGCCGTCTGACAGACGGCCCGGACGTGCTTGGACGCGCGCTGGACAACGACGCTGCCTGGCAGTTCCTGCGCCAGGACAGCGAGCAGCTGCTGCGGGCCGGCTGGCTTGTGCTGCTGCCGGCCTGGTGGGAATCCGCCAGCCGCCGCAAGCCGCGGCTGCGGGCCAAGGTCCGCGCGGTGTCCGAAGAGGAACAAGCGGCGCGTGGTCCTTCTTACTTCGGCTTCGACTCGCTGGTCGATTTCGACTGGCGGATTGCGATCGGCGACGCCGATTTGAGCGAAAGCGAATTCCATGAGCTGATCGCCATGAATGAAAGGTTAGTCCAGTTCCGCGGGCAGTGGCTGGCGCTTGACCCGGCTTTTCTGGCTCAAATCCGCAGGGCAATGGAGAGTATCGACCCGGAGCAGGGCCTGTCCTTCCAGGATGTGCTGCAGCTTCACTTGCTGGAGCAGCGCAAGCAGGATCGCCTGCAGCCAATCCAAAACAGCAAGGGTGAAGATCAAAGCGGTACGGAAGACGCGCCCGAGGAGGAAGAAGACGAGGCCCGCGTCCGGATCGAAGTGGAATTAAACGGGCAGCTTGCCCATTTGTTCAGCCAATTGAACCGCAAGGAGGATTGGCCGCTGGAGCCGGTGCCGGACGCCCTTCAAGCCACGCTTCGCACTTATCAGCATGAGGGGTTTGCCTGGCTTGCTTTCCTGCGCCGCTATGGTCTCGGCGGTATTCTCGCCGATGACATGGGTCTCGGGAAAACGGTACAGCTGATTGCTTATCTGCTGTTCGTGAAGGAGTGCCGGACGGGCGAAGCTGCGGCGGCAGGCAATTCGTCGGCTGCGCCGGCTGCCGCGTCAGCATCGGCAGAACGGCAGGCGGTGACCGGAGCTGCAGCCAATGCCACCCGAATCCGCCGTCATACTCCGGCGCTCGTCATCTGCCCGACGTCCGTGCTCGGCAACTGGCAGAAGGAGCTGCAGCGGTTCGCGCCGTCCCTTTCGGTCAAGCTCCACTACGGCAGCAGCCGGCTGAGCGGCGAAGCCTTTGAAGCGGACACGCTGCAGGCGGATGTGGTCCTGACCTCCTACGCCACGGCAGCGCTTGATCAGGAGCTGCTGCAGACGGTGACCTGGGAGTCGATCTGTCTGGACGAAGCACAGAATATCAAGAACGCCCAGACGAAGCAGTCCACTGCCGTCCGCAGCTTCCCGGCCAAACACCGCATTGCTTTGACCGGTACGCCGATCGAGAACCGTCTGGCCGAGCTGTGGTCGATCTATGATTTTATCGCGCCGGGTTATCTGGGTTCTGCAAGGTCCTTCCAGCACCGGTTCGCTACGCCGATTGAAAAAGAGCATGACGAACGCCGCACCGCCGATCTCAAAAAGCTGGTTCATCCGTTCCTGCTGCGCCGGAAGAAAAAGGACCCGGCCATTATGCTTGATCTGCCGGAGAAAAACGAGATGAAAACCTACGTCCATCTGACAGCCGAACAGGGTGCCTTGTACGACCAAGCCGTCAATCAGCTGATGAAGCAGATGGGCAGCCTTAAAGGCATCCAGCGCAAAGGTGCGATTTTATCTGCCCTGACCCAGCTGAAGCAGCTGTGTGATCATCCGCTGCTGTCCAGCGGCGAACCGTATCCGGGCATGGCCGGGGAACCGGTTGAGGATGCGGACATCGCTGCGCTGGTCGAGCGCTCCTCCAAGCTGGAGCGGCTGCTCGCGATGGTGAAGGAGCTGCGCGAGGAAGGCGAGCGCTGTCTGATCTTCACCCAATACATCGGCATGGGTAACATGCTGAAGACCGTACTTGAGCATGAGCTGCAGGAGCCGGTGCTGTATCTGAACGGCAGCACCTCTAAAACGGCCCGCGACCGGATGGTCGAGCAGTTCCAGACAGGAACAGCCGCCCCGGCCGCAGAGAAAGCTACAGATGGCGGGATCCGGGCAGCTGCTACGGATCAAACGGATCAAACGCGAGCCGCTGCGGATGCGACCGAGGCTGCTAAAGCGGCTCCTGCTCCAGCTGAAAACGCGGCTGTGGCTGCAGCTGCTGTTTCAGCTGAAAAATCCCCGGCCGTGTTTATCCTATCTCTGAAGGCTGGCGGAGTAGGCTTGAACCTGACGGCAGCCAACCATGTCTTCCACTTCGACCGCTGGTGGAACCCGGCGGTCGAGAACCAGGCGACAGACCGGGCTTACCGAATGGGGCAGACCAAAGACGTGCAGGTGCACAAATTTATTTGTCTGGGCACACTGGAAGAACGGATCGACGAAATGCTGGAGAACAAGCAGCAGCTCAGCGACAATGTGATCTCCAGCACCGAAGGCTGGATCACCGAGCTTTCCACGGAAGATCTGCGCGATCTGATTACGCTGCGGAGGAATTGGGGCGGTTAA
- a CDS encoding S66 family peptidase: protein MIRYPSLNEGTTLGVTAPSSGVKAELHDLIHLSFNRMEMEGFKVVGGETVWTQHKAKSAPAKVRAMELDKMMRDDQIGMIIPPWGGELLIEILEYLDFDKFKSKWILGYSDTSVLLLAVTLKTGIATAHGANLIDFRGDFSDPTTAMWKSVLSTKVGESNLQYSSEKFQKEWQHSDPSPCVFHLTERTYWKAVPNAKIMIQGRLLGGCVDVIRHLIGTPFGDVRRFQKDTLHGEPIVWYLENCELSTADLRRSLLQMKLAGWFDNCSGLLFGRSGANQPVDDYTVEDIYHELYEELQVPVLYDIDCGHVPPQMTFINGAYAEIEVKEGKGSVKQLFKP from the coding sequence GTGATTAGATATCCGTCTTTAAACGAAGGGACAACCCTTGGTGTAACAGCGCCCTCATCAGGTGTAAAAGCTGAATTACACGATTTGATCCATCTTTCTTTCAATCGTATGGAGATGGAGGGATTTAAAGTGGTTGGCGGAGAGACGGTTTGGACACAACATAAGGCCAAGTCTGCTCCGGCCAAAGTCCGTGCTATGGAATTGGATAAGATGATGAGAGATGACCAGATCGGTATGATCATCCCGCCCTGGGGGGGCGAACTTTTAATTGAGATTCTCGAATACCTTGATTTTGATAAATTTAAGAGTAAGTGGATTTTAGGTTATTCAGACACAAGTGTTTTATTGTTAGCAGTAACATTAAAAACAGGCATTGCAACGGCCCATGGTGCAAATCTTATTGATTTCAGAGGGGATTTCTCAGATCCCACAACTGCAATGTGGAAATCGGTCTTATCCACGAAAGTGGGCGAATCCAACCTGCAATATTCATCAGAAAAATTCCAGAAGGAATGGCAACATTCCGATCCTTCTCCATGTGTCTTTCATTTAACCGAACGTACCTATTGGAAAGCTGTCCCCAATGCCAAGATTATGATACAGGGGCGATTGCTTGGGGGATGTGTCGATGTGATACGCCATTTAATCGGCACTCCATTCGGTGATGTTCGGCGATTTCAAAAGGACACTCTTCATGGTGAGCCTATTGTGTGGTATCTGGAGAATTGTGAATTATCGACTGCCGATTTACGTAGATCGCTCCTTCAAATGAAGTTAGCAGGCTGGTTTGACAACTGTTCGGGTCTTCTTTTTGGAAGAAGCGGTGCAAACCAACCTGTTGATGATTATACAGTGGAAGATATCTATCATGAACTGTATGAGGAGTTGCAGGTACCGGTTCTCTACGACATAGATTGCGGTCATGTTCCGCCGCAAATGACCTTCATAAACGGCGCATATGCTGAAATTGAAGTGAAGGAAGGCAAAGGCTCCGTAAAACAACTATTTAAACCCTAA